The DNA region ttaaaatactcctactacaatgttaaaacattctacattgtgacattaattcattgatatcatgaaacaactgcttcatgtattttctgatgtttagtcagagatcttttatcagattacCTCTGGTCACAGCTaagaggtttctctcctgtgtgtattctctggtgttgtttgactgagtaaaactcttcccatattgatcacagctataagatttctattatgtgtgttttctctggtgtACATTCAGCTGCCCagatgtaacaaaactcttcacacattgattacagctataaggtttctctcctgtgtgtgttctctggtgtaaagtcagagagccagatgtagtaaaactcttcccacattcatcacagctatacggtttctctcctgtgtgtgttctctggtgcactgtcagataggcagaagtagtaaaactcttcccacattcatcacagctataaggtttctctcctgtgtgtattctctggtgtactgtcagatagctagatctaccaaaactcttcccacatttaacacagctataaggtttctctcctgtgtgtgttctctggtgtaaagtcagatttctagatgtaacaaaactcttcccacattgatcacagctataaggtttctctcctgtgtgtgttctctggtgtgtagtcagactgctagatgtagtaaaactcttcccacattgaccacagctataagatttctctcctgtgtgtattctctggtgtactgtcagatagctagatctaccaaaactcttcccacattgaacacagctataagatttctctcctgtgtgtattctctggtgtactgtcagatagctagatctaccaaaactcttcccacattgaacacagctataaggtttctctcctgtgtgtgttctctggtgtatggTCAGATCTCcagattgactaaaactcttcccacattgatcacagctataagatttctctcctgtgtgtattctctggtgtactgtcagatagctagatctaccaaaactcttcccacattgaacacagctataaggtttatct from Salvelinus fontinalis isolate EN_2023a unplaced genomic scaffold, ASM2944872v1 scaffold_2271, whole genome shotgun sequence includes:
- the LOC129850740 gene encoding zinc finger protein 883-like gives rise to the protein MRSLSYSSPAKDNICWMEKEALIFLVKEEKGEEDVTVKQEVEGEAVTVKEEEKDVSVKEEEEKGEDAVFGVKEEEGEMTVTSKKEDEEETGCLRPVSQTHLKASNDEISHKMVLRNSVLINTREIRDYRGSFGEPQQPHDADEAEKSLSRSEHLNKHLQRSTGNRTHCCSDCGKRFTSSGIKIHQRTHTGEKSYSCDQCGKSFSQSGDLTIHQRTHTGDKPYSCVQCGKSFGRSSYLTVHQRIHTGEKSYSCDQCGKSFSQSGDLTIHQRTHTGEKPYSCVQCGKSFGRSSYLTVHQRIHTGEKSYSCVQCGKSFGRSSYLTVHQRIHTGEKSYSCGQCGKSFTTSSSLTTHQRTHTGEKPYSCDQCGKSFVTSRNLTLHQRTHTGEKPYSCVKCGKSFGRSSYLTVHQRIHTGEKPYSCDECGKSFTTSAYLTVHQRTHTGEKPYSCDECGKSFTTSGSLTLHQRTHTGEKPYSCNQCVKSFVTSGQLNVHQRKHT